A stretch of Helicobacter pylori oki112 DNA encodes these proteins:
- a CDS encoding c-type cytochrome, translating into MRLFIALVLFGWWLILGAKEADFISDLEYGMALYKNPRGVVCAKCHGIKGEKQEITFYYEKGEKKILYAPKINHLDFKTFKDALSLGKGMMPKYNLNLEEIQAIYLYITSLEHKEERKDSPKP; encoded by the coding sequence ATGCGTTTGTTTATCGCGCTGGTTTTGTTTGGGTGGTGGTTAATTTTAGGCGCTAAAGAAGCGGATTTCATCTCTGATTTGGAATACGGGATGGCTCTTTATAAAAACCCTAGGGGTGTTGTGTGCGCGAAATGCCATGGCATTAAAGGCGAAAAACAAGAAATCACCTTTTATTATGAAAAAGGCGAGAAAAAAATCCTCTACGCCCCTAAAATCAACCATTTAGATTTTAAAACCTTTAAAGACGCCTTGAGTTTAGGCAAAGGCATGATGCCTAAATACAATCTCAATTTAGAAGAAATCCAAGCGATTTACCTTTATATCACCTCTTTAGAGCATAAAGAAGAGCGTAAGGATTCTCCTAAGCCTTAA
- the hcpE gene encoding Sel1-like repeat protein HcpE translates to MSVKFLKILVCGLFFWSLNAHLWGKQDNSFLGIGEKAYKSGNYSKATSYFKKACNDGVSEGCTQLGIIYENGQGTRIDYKKALEYYQSACQADDREGCFGLGGLYDEGLGTTQNYQEAIDAYAKACVLKHPESCYNLGIIYDRKIKGNAAQAVTYYQKSCNFDMANGCYVLGVAYEKGFLGVKQSNHKAVIYYLKACRLNDGQACRALGSLFENGDAGLDEDFEVAFDYLQKACGLNNSDGCASLGSMYMLGRYVKKDPQNAFNYFKKACDMGSAVSCSRMGFMYSQGDAVPKDLRKALDNYERGCDMGDEVGCFALAGMYYNMKDKENAIMIYDKGCKLGMKQACENLTKLRGY, encoded by the coding sequence ATGAGTGTCAAATTTTTAAAAATATTAGTTTGTGGGTTATTTTTTTGGAGCTTGAATGCCCATTTATGGGGGAAACAAGACAATAGCTTTTTAGGGATTGGCGAAAAAGCCTATAAAAGCGGGAACTATTCTAAAGCTACATCTTATTTTAAAAAAGCATGCAACGATGGGGTGAGTGAAGGTTGCACGCAATTAGGAATCATTTATGAAAACGGGCAAGGCACTAGAATAGATTATAAAAAAGCCCTAGAATATTACCAAAGCGCATGCCAGGCTGATGATAGGGAAGGGTGTTTTGGTTTAGGGGGGCTTTATGATGAGGGGTTAGGCACGACTCAAAATTATCAAGAGGCCATTGACGCTTATGCTAAGGCGTGCGTTTTAAAACACCCTGAGAGTTGCTACAATTTAGGCATTATTTATGACCGAAAAATCAAAGGCAATGCCGCTCAAGCGGTTACCTACTACCAAAAAAGCTGTAATTTTGATATGGCTAATGGGTGTTATGTTTTGGGCGTGGCTTATGAAAAAGGCTTTTTAGGAGTCAAACAAAGCAACCATAAAGCCGTCATCTATTATTTGAAAGCGTGCCGATTGAATGATGGGCAGGCTTGTCGCGCGTTAGGGAGTTTATTTGAAAATGGCGATGCAGGGCTTGATGAAGATTTTGAAGTGGCGTTTGATTATTTGCAAAAAGCTTGCGGATTAAACAATTCTGATGGTTGCGCGAGTTTGGGCTCTATGTATATGTTAGGCAGGTATGTCAAAAAAGATCCCCAAAATGCTTTTAATTATTTCAAAAAAGCATGCGATATGGGGAGCGCGGTGAGTTGCTCCAGGATGGGATTTATGTATTCCCAAGGGGATGCTGTTCCAAAAGACTTGAGGAAAGCCCTTGATAATTATGAAAGGGGTTGCGATATGGGCGATGAAGTGGGTTGCTTCGCTCTAGCGGGCATGTATTACAACATGAAAGATAAAGAAAACGCCATAATGATTTATGACAAGGGCTGTAAGCTGGGCATGAAACAAGCATGCGAAAACCTCACTAAACTTAGGGGGTATTGA